A window of Pullulanibacillus sp. KACC 23026 genomic DNA:
GAATACCCTCGAATGAATTCCACCTGGGCAGGGGATAAGATTATCGAAAAACGGGATATTAATATCTCTCTTGCAGTGGCGACAGAAGATGCCTTGTATGTACCGGTTATCAAGCGGGCGGATGAGTTGACCGTTAAAGGTCTTGCAAGGAGTGTTCAAGATTTGGCGATAAAGGTTCGGTCCGGTAAGCTTGGTCCTGAGGATATGCAAGACGGCACCTTTACAGTCAACAATACGGGTTCCTTTGGCTCCATTCAGTCACAGCCGATCTTGAATTACCCGCAAGCGGCGATTTTATCTGTAGAGTCTATTGTCAAACGTCCCGTCATTATTAATGACATGATTGCCGTACGCGACATGGTAAACTTGTGTTTATCGCTAGACCATCGCGTCCTGGATGGTTTAATTGCCGGTCGTTTCTTGCAAAGTGTGAAAACGAAACTCGAGGCCATGACATTAGAGACAACAAGCATTTACTAATCGAAGGCGAGTAAAGAAGCAAGTGTATGATGAGTCCATTGAAGAGTCTTGATTGGATAAAGTTTTTTGATGGCGTCAAGTGTCTCCGTTTTGTGTTCAATAGGTTTCACGTTATAATAAGAACATCCATAATAAAAGGAGATGACACTTAGATGAGCATGGATTTTAATATTTTCATGAATGATGTCGTCAATACCGCTCGTCGTGAAATTTCGCAATCTGGTTATAAAGAGCTTCGGAGCCCTGAAGAAGTGGATGAAGCCTTGAATAAAAAGGGTACAGCTCTAGTCATGGTAAACTCCGTTTGTGGCTGTGCAGGCGGTATCGCACGTCCAGCTGCGGCTTATGCGGCTAATTGCTTCAATAAACCGGATCAATTGTTAACGGTTTTTGCCGGACAGGATAAAGAAGCAACCGCTCGGGCTCGTGAGTATTTCGAAGGATACCCACCATCCTCCCCTTCTTTTGCTTTACTTAAAGACGGGAAAATTGTTACCATGCTAGAAAGACATGACATTGAGGGCTTCCAACCTCATGAAGTCGCAAGTCGTCTTGAGCAAATTCTCGACGAAAATTGTGCGACTGCTAATTAATGGATCCAAACCGCTACTGCAGCGGTTTTTTTTTATCCATCAATTTCTGACAAGGAAAGCTAAGAGTCGTCTCTTTTCTTGGTATTCGCTATAATAAGGACATACATAATAAAGGGGCTGAATAACTGTGTCAAAAGTGGTTAACACCGAATCCGTCATTGATCTTATTAAAGACTTAGTCAATATCCCAAGTCCATCAGGGAATGCGTATCGTGCCATCGAGTATACGGAAGCTTTCTTTGCTCAAAGAGGGATTCCGACGAAAAAAACGTTAAAAGGCATGCTGATTGCAACCCTAAAAGGGAAGGATGATTCGAAGCATCGTCTTTTGACCGCCCACGTCGATACGCTAGGTGCTATGATTAAAGACATCAAATCAAGCGGTCGATTGACTTTAACGAATATCGGGGGATTTCCGTGGAATTTCGTTGAAGGGGAATATTGTCAGATTGAGACGTCAGAAGGTAAGACCTTTACCGGAACCATTCTTCTTCATCAAACGGCTGTGCATGTTTATCGAGAAAGTGGTAAGCTAGATCGCAGTCCTGAAAATATTGAGGTTCGTTTAGATGAGAAAGTCACTTCAAAAGAAGAAGTTGAAGCATTAGGCATTCAAGTGGGGGACTTCGTTTCTTTTGACCCGCGTTTTGAAAAGACCAAAAG
This region includes:
- a CDS encoding BrxA/BrxB family bacilliredoxin, producing the protein MSMDFNIFMNDVVNTARREISQSGYKELRSPEEVDEALNKKGTALVMVNSVCGCAGGIARPAAAYAANCFNKPDQLLTVFAGQDKEATARAREYFEGYPPSSPSFALLKDGKIVTMLERHDIEGFQPHEVASRLEQILDENCATAN
- a CDS encoding M42 family metallopeptidase, with translation MSKVVNTESVIDLIKDLVNIPSPSGNAYRAIEYTEAFFAQRGIPTKKTLKGMLIATLKGKDDSKHRLLTAHVDTLGAMIKDIKSSGRLTLTNIGGFPWNFVEGEYCQIETSEGKTFTGTILLHQTAVHVYRESGKLDRSPENIEVRLDEKVTSKEEVEALGIQVGDFVSFDPRFEKTKSGFVKSRHLDDKASVAMLLHMADLLKEQNITLPYTTHFLISNNEEIGYGGNSSIPEEVVEYLAVDMGAIGDGQATDEYCVSICAKDSSGPYHLGLRKHLVQLAKDNGLTYKVDIYPYYSSDASMAIHAGYDVIHGLIGAGIDASHAYERTHEESLQNTGDLIFHYLQSKLINE